Genomic DNA from Sphingobium sp. V4:
CGCTCCTCGGCGCGCGAAACCGCCAGCCGGGTCGCGGCGGGCGCTGTCGCCCGCGCGGTCATCGCCGAAGTCGACATCTTCGCCTATGTCAGCGAAATCGGCGGCGACGCGATCGACTATGCCAATTTCGATCCGGCGCAGATCGCGCAGAACCCGTTTTTCTGCCCCGACGCGGAGGCCGCGAAGCGCTGGGAAAAGCTGGTCGACGATGCACGGCTGGACGGTTCGTCGCTCGGCGCGGTGGTGGAATGTGTCGCCTCCGGCGTGCCGGCGGGCTGGGGCGCGCCGCTCTATGCCAAGCTGGACAGCGAACTGGCGAGCGCGATGATGAGCATCAATGCCGTCAAAGGCGTCGAGATCGGTGACGGCTTTGCGGCGGCGCGCCTGCGCGGCGAACAGAATGCCGATCCGATGCGGCCCAATCTCGAACAGCCCGATGCCGGCCCCGTCTTCCTCGCCAATCATGCCGGCGGCATCGCCGGGGGCATTTCCACCGGCCAGCCGGTCAAGGTCCGCGTCGCCTTCAAGCCGACCAGTTCGATCCTGATCCCGGTCGAAACCGTCACGCGGGAAGGCGAGGCGTCTGACATCATCACCAGGGGGCGGCACGACCCCTGTGTCGGCATCCGGGGCGTGCCGGTGGTGGAGGCGATGATGGCCCTTGTGCTGGCCGATCAGAAGCTGCTCCACCGCGCCCAATGCGGTGAATGACGCGCCGAACCGATGCGGCAGGATGCGAAAGAACGAGACGACTCGGCCCTGTTACGATAGGATGACATCCATCGCCCGCGGGAGGGCGAGCGGCAGAGCGTAAGCCTGGGGAGCGTCACCACGCGTCGCAGCGTTTTTCTTGAAAAACCCTGCGATTAAAAAGCGCGGATTGACGGTCAAAACGTCCCCTCAACGCCGCGACACGGGCCAGCCATGCAACCATGGCTGGCCCATTTCGTTGCACTTCCGTCAGAGGCGTGTCTAGTTTTCGATCGCATTGCGCCAGAAACGGTCCGTCACGATCGGGGGACAGGGTACATGCATTTCATCACCGCGCTGCTCGGTATCTATCGCGCGGAAATCGGCCTGCTGATCCTCGCCTGCATGTTCCTCGCCTTCGTGCGCGAACGTTATTCCCCCACCGTCATCGCCGTGGTCGGCGCCTGCGTCTACGCGCTGCTCGGCCTGCTCGATGAAAAGGCGATGTTCTCGGTCTTTTCCAACAGCGCGCCGCTGACCGTGGGCGCGATGTTCGTCCTGTCGGGCGCGCTGATCCGGACAGGAGTGATCGGCCGCATCGCCGACCTCATCATGACGCGGGCCGAACGGCATCCGCGCGTGGCGTTGGCGGAAGTCACGCTCGGCACCCTGCTGCTTTCGGCTTTCCTCAACAATACGCCTGTCGTCGTGCTGCTGATCCCGATCATGTTCAAGCTTGCGGAGGCGACGGGCTATCCGGTCAAGAAGCTGTTGATCCCGATGAATGTCGTCGCGGTGCTGGGCGGCTGCCTGACCCTGGTCGGCACCTCGACCAATCTGGTGGTCGCGGGCATCGCCGCCGAACAGGGCATGGCGCCTTTCGGCATCTTCGACATCAGCCTCTACGGTGGCGTCGGCGCGGCGGCGGGCATCGTGGCGCTGGTCTGCCTGTCCTTTCTGCTGCCCAGCGATCCGCCGTCGATCGCGGGGGAAGGCGGGGGCAATGTCCAGGACTATCTTACCGAACTGGTCGTGCCACAGGACAGCGATGTGATCGGCCGGGAAATCGGCGCCCTGGGCATGTTCGGTCGTTCGGTCCAGTTGCTCGGGCTGAAACGGGGCGGCGAAATCCGGCGGCGCGACCTGATGCGGGAGGAATTTCATTCCGGCGATCGGCTGATCGTACGGGCCGACGGCGCCGCGATCCTGACGCTGCGCGAATCGGGGCGGTTCGAACTGGGGATCGCCGCCGATTCCCGCACCAGCGCGCAGGACGGGACGGTGGTGGAGGCGATGATCGCGCCCAGCCATCCCTCGCTTGGCGAGCGGCTGATCGACATCCCCTTTCTCCACGCGCTGCGGGTACGGATCATCGGCATCCACCGCGCCCGTCATCTGCCCGGTCCCAATCTTGGCGACACGCGAATCCGCGGCGCGGACCGGCTGCTGGTGGCGGGCGGCGACGATGCCATGCGCGCGCTCAAGGACAATCCGCACCTGATCGGCGTCGATGTCAGCCGCACCCGCGCGTTCCGCCCGCGCAAGGCGTGGATCGCCATCGCCGCCATGGCAGGGGCGGTGCTGCTCTCCGCATTCGACGTGGTCGGCATCGGGCTGGCTGCCGTCATCGCTGTGGGCGTGATCCTGGTCTCCCGCTGCATCGACCCGGAGGAGGCCTGGGGCGCGATCGACGGCGACGTGCTGATCCTGATCTTCGCCATGCTCGCCGTGGGCCTGGCGCTGGAGCGGGCGGGCAGCGTGGCGCTGATGGTCGGCTGGGTGACGCCGCTGCTGCGCCATGCGCCGGAATGGGGGCTGGTCTTCGTCATCTATTTCCTGGCGCTGCTGCTGTCCGAACTGCTCAGCAATAACGCGGTGGCGGCCTTGCTGACGCCGATTACCATCGCGCTGGCGCAGTCCCTGGGCGTCGACGCCCGCCCGCTGGTGATCGCGCTGATGATCGGCGCGTCGGCCTGTTTCGCGACGCCGATTGGCTATCAGACCAATGCGCTGGTCTATGCGGCGGGCGACTACCGCTTTTCCGACTTCGTGCGGATCGGGGTGCCGATCAATATCGTCGTGGGGCTGGCGGTCTGCACGGCGCTCGTCCTGCTCGGCTGAACGGCCAATAGGCGGTCGCTGGCTCTGTTCGTGCCGTCGCCCGCGCACCATGAAGGCGCAAATGCACAAGGACAGCCCCATCATGACCAGTTTGCCCTTCACCCAGGTCGACGCTTTCGCTGACGCGCCCTTCTCCGGCAATCCCGCCGCGGTGATGCCTCTCGACGCCTGGCTCGACGACGCCACGCTCCAGGCGATCGCGGCGGAGAATAATCTTTCAGAAACCGCCTTCACCGTGGCGACGCCCGACGATCCGGATGCCGACCATGCACTGCGCTGGTTCACCCCGACGGTCGAGGTCAAGCTGTGCGGCCATGCGACGCTGGCGAGCGGCCATGTGCTGATGCAGGGCGACGCCATCCGTTTCCGCACCCGCCATGCCGGCGTCCTGACGGTCACGCGCGATGGCGAAGGCTATGCGCTCTCGCTTCCCGCCTGGACGATGGCGCCCAGGCCGCTGCCCGATCTGGCGGCGGGTCTTGGCGGCCATCCGGTCGAATCGCATTGGCGCGATGGCGGCTACAGCCTGTTCCTCTTCCCCGACGCGGCCGCCGTTGGGGCGCTGACCCCCGATTTCGCCGCTTTGAAGGCGCTGGGTGACGTCATGCTGATCGCCACCGCGCCCGGAGATGATAGCGACATCGTCAGCCGCGTCTTCGTGCCGGGCGGCGGGGTCGACGAAGACCCCGTGACCGGTTCGGCCCATTGCCTGCTCACCCCCTTCTGGGCGGAACGGCTGGGGAAGACGCAGATCAGCGCCTTTCAGGCGTCGGCGCGCGGCGGCCGACTGGGCTGCACGCTGGCCGGGGATCGCGTCATCCTGACCGGGGCTTGCCGCACGGTGATCGAGGGGCGCTTCCTGCTCTGAGGCTCAGCCCGGAAACAGGCCGATCAATTGCGCCAGCGCACCGCGCACCGCGCGGCGCTGGTCCTTGTCGGGCGACATGCCGATCCGCACCACGGTCAGCCGCTGGGATGGCGAAATCAGGATATATTGCCCATTATGCCCGACGCAGCCGAACAGGCTCTCGGGCGCCTGGCCCGGCATCAGCGCGCTTTCGCTGCTGTCGCGGTTCAGCCAGATATGCAGCCCATAGGCCGGATTGCGGCGCGACGGGGTGGTCATCAGGTCGATCCACTTTTCCGGCAATATCTGGTGCCCGTTGGGCGAGCGGCCCCGGCGGCGCAGCAGGTCGCCGAAGCGGCCATAGTCGCGCGCGGTCATGTGCAGGATGCTGCCGCCGATCATCGTGCCGGTCGCGTCATATTCCGGCGTCAGGCTGGGCAGCTTTCCGGGCGCCTTCAGCCGCCCGTCGATGAACATCTGCATCGCCCGTCGCCGCACGTCGGGATCGGCGCTGTTGGTCAGCATCCGCGTCATCAGGTCGGTCAGGATCATGCTGCTGCCGGTCGAATAGGCGAACGTCGCGCCCGGCGCATGGGCCAGCGGCTTGGATTCGGCATAGGCCGCCATGTCCTGCGTCCCGTCGGCAAACAGCATCCGCACCGTGTCGCCCTGAGGCTGGGGATCGCCATCCTCGACATGATCGAGGCCCGAACTCATCGTCAGCAATTGCCGCAGGGTGATGCGCCCGCGCGGGTCGCCCGGCTGGTTCCACGCCGGCACCGGGACCGGCGAATCGAGCGCCAGCCGTCCGTCCGCGACCATCAGCCCGACCAGCACGGCCGTCACGCTTTTGGCGATCGACCAGGACAGCAACTTCGTATTGGGGCCGAAACCCGGTGCATAGCGTTCCGCGATCACCTTCCCGTCGCGCAGGACGACCAGCGCCCGGGTCTGGCCCATCGCATCATCATCGAACAGCGGGTCGATCGCGCCGCGCAGGGCGCTTTCGCTCACCACCGCGTCGGATGCCACGCTGTAGACGGAGTCGGGCCCCTGTTGCGCCGCGCGGCCGGCGAGCGTCGCCGCCACCACAAGCGCGGCGATGCCGGCGCCCACCCCAAGGCGCTTTACGATTCGGCTCTCGATCTGCATAAGCCGGCGCCCTTACATGGAGGCGTGGAAAAGAGCCATGGTGGTTCGGCGGAAATGGTGGATGGCGGCGGGGCTGATCGTTCTGGCGCTGCTGGGCGCCCTGGTGTGGAACTGGGCCAGCCTGCGCGCGCAGGCACGGCTTGGCACCGCCTATGGCGCGCGCATCGGCTGTTCCTGCCGCTATGTCGAGGGCCGCACGATGGGCAGCTGCCAGCAGGACAAGGAACCGGGCATGGCGCTGGTGCGCCTGGCCGACCTGCCCGAAGAGCGGGCGGTCAAGGCCAGCGTGCCCTTGCTCGCCAGCCGCACCGCGCGATTCAAGCCCGGCTGGGGCTGCCTGCTCGATCCGATCGGCTGATCGCAAAAACCTCCGTTCGGTTCGCGCGTGTCGGGAACCGCCCGCGCAAGGCTGGCCCCGGCCCGCATCAGCCGCTAAGGCGCTCCGCATGGCGCGCGACATCCCCACGCTTCTCCACGACATCTTCGGCTTCACCAGCTTTCGCGGGGTGCAGCAGCAGGTGGTGGGCCGCGTCATGGCGGGTCAGCCGACGCTCGCCATCATGCCGACCGGCGCGGGCAAGTCGCTCTGCTACCAATTGCCCGCCGTGGCGCTCGACGGCTGCTGCGTGGTTGTGTCGCCGCTGATCGCGCTGATGCACGACCAGCTGCGCGCCGCGCAGGCGGTGGGCATCCGCGCCGCCAGCCTGACCAGCGTGGACGCGGACTGGCGCGAGACGCAGGACCGGCTGCGCAACGGCGACCTCGACCTGCTTTACGTGGCGCCGGAACGGGCGAGCGGGGAGGGTTTCCGGAGCCTGCTGCGCAGCGCAAGGATCGCGCTGTTCGCGATCGACGAAGCCCATTGCGTCTCCGAATGGGGCCATGATTTCCGTCCCGATTATCGCCTGTTGCGCCCGTTGCTGGACGAATTTCCGGCCGTTCCGCGCCTCGCCCTGACGGCGACCGCGGACGCGCATACCCGCAGGGACATCCTCGTCCAGCTCGGCATCCCCGAGGATGGCCTCATCATCTCGGGCTTCGACCGGCCCAATATCCGCTACGCCGTCCATCCGCGCGACGGCCTGACGCGCCAGCTTGCAGATCTTCTGGCGAGCGAGAAGGGGCCGGGCGTCGTCTATGCCCAGACCCGCGCCGCGACCGAGAAGCTCGCCGAAACACTGGGCCGGTCCGGCCGCCCGGTGCGCGCCTATCATGCCGGCATGGACCCGGCCCGGCGCGCCGCCAACCAGTCCGCCTTCATCGCCAGCGAGGATATGGTGATGGTCGCTACCGTCGCCTTCGGCATGGGGATCGACAAGCCCGACGTGCGCTTCGTCGCCCATGCGGGCCTGCCCAAGTCGATCGAGGGCTATTATCAGGAATCGGGCCGCGCCGGTCGCGACGGCGAACCGGCGGTCGCCCATCTCTTCTGGGGGGCGGAGGATTTCGCCCGCGCGCGGATGCGGATCGCCGAACTGGACCAGAGCCGCCAGCAGGGCGAACGCACGCGCATCGCGGCTCTGGGCGCGCTGGTCGAAACGGCGACCTGCCGCCGCGCGATCCTGCTGCGCCATTTCGGGGAAGACCCGCCGCCCGCCTGCGGCAATTGCGACAATTGCCTGACGCCGCCGGCCAGCGTCGATGCGACCGAGACCGCGCGCAAATATCTTTCCGCCGTCTACCGCACCGGACAGAGTTTCGGCAGCGGCCATATCGAGC
This window encodes:
- the aroC gene encoding chorismate synthase, with translation MSFNSFGRVFRFTTWGESHGPAIGAVVDGCPPGLELSEADIQPWLDLRKPGTSKFTTQRREADEVRILSGVFEGRTTGTPISLMIENTDQRSKDYSEVAKAYRPGHADYAYDAKYGFRDYRGGGRSSARETASRVAAGAVARAVIAEVDIFAYVSEIGGDAIDYANFDPAQIAQNPFFCPDAEAAKRWEKLVDDARLDGSSLGAVVECVASGVPAGWGAPLYAKLDSELASAMMSINAVKGVEIGDGFAAARLRGEQNADPMRPNLEQPDAGPVFLANHAGGIAGGISTGQPVKVRVAFKPTSSILIPVETVTREGEASDIITRGRHDPCVGIRGVPVVEAMMALVLADQKLLHRAQCGE
- a CDS encoding SLC13 family permease; the encoded protein is MHFITALLGIYRAEIGLLILACMFLAFVRERYSPTVIAVVGACVYALLGLLDEKAMFSVFSNSAPLTVGAMFVLSGALIRTGVIGRIADLIMTRAERHPRVALAEVTLGTLLLSAFLNNTPVVVLLIPIMFKLAEATGYPVKKLLIPMNVVAVLGGCLTLVGTSTNLVVAGIAAEQGMAPFGIFDISLYGGVGAAAGIVALVCLSFLLPSDPPSIAGEGGGNVQDYLTELVVPQDSDVIGREIGALGMFGRSVQLLGLKRGGEIRRRDLMREEFHSGDRLIVRADGAAILTLRESGRFELGIAADSRTSAQDGTVVEAMIAPSHPSLGERLIDIPFLHALRVRIIGIHRARHLPGPNLGDTRIRGADRLLVAGGDDAMRALKDNPHLIGVDVSRTRAFRPRKAWIAIAAMAGAVLLSAFDVVGIGLAAVIAVGVILVSRCIDPEEAWGAIDGDVLILIFAMLAVGLALERAGSVALMVGWVTPLLRHAPEWGLVFVIYFLALLLSELLSNNAVAALLTPITIALAQSLGVDARPLVIALMIGASACFATPIGYQTNALVYAAGDYRFSDFVRIGVPINIVVGLAVCTALVLLG
- a CDS encoding PhzF family phenazine biosynthesis protein, with the protein product MTSLPFTQVDAFADAPFSGNPAAVMPLDAWLDDATLQAIAAENNLSETAFTVATPDDPDADHALRWFTPTVEVKLCGHATLASGHVLMQGDAIRFRTRHAGVLTVTRDGEGYALSLPAWTMAPRPLPDLAAGLGGHPVESHWRDGGYSLFLFPDAAAVGALTPDFAALKALGDVMLIATAPGDDSDIVSRVFVPGGGVDEDPVTGSAHCLLTPFWAERLGKTQISAFQASARGGRLGCTLAGDRVILTGACRTVIEGRFLL
- a CDS encoding serine hydrolase codes for the protein MQIESRIVKRLGVGAGIAALVVAATLAGRAAQQGPDSVYSVASDAVVSESALRGAIDPLFDDDAMGQTRALVVLRDGKVIAERYAPGFGPNTKLLSWSIAKSVTAVLVGLMVADGRLALDSPVPVPAWNQPGDPRGRITLRQLLTMSSGLDHVEDGDPQPQGDTVRMLFADGTQDMAAYAESKPLAHAPGATFAYSTGSSMILTDLMTRMLTNSADPDVRRRAMQMFIDGRLKAPGKLPSLTPEYDATGTMIGGSILHMTARDYGRFGDLLRRRGRSPNGHQILPEKWIDLMTTPSRRNPAYGLHIWLNRDSSESALMPGQAPESLFGCVGHNGQYILISPSQRLTVVRIGMSPDKDQRRAVRGALAQLIGLFPG
- the recQ gene encoding DNA helicase RecQ: MARDIPTLLHDIFGFTSFRGVQQQVVGRVMAGQPTLAIMPTGAGKSLCYQLPAVALDGCCVVVSPLIALMHDQLRAAQAVGIRAASLTSVDADWRETQDRLRNGDLDLLYVAPERASGEGFRSLLRSARIALFAIDEAHCVSEWGHDFRPDYRLLRPLLDEFPAVPRLALTATADAHTRRDILVQLGIPEDGLIISGFDRPNIRYAVHPRDGLTRQLADLLASEKGPGVVYAQTRAATEKLAETLGRSGRPVRAYHAGMDPARRAANQSAFIASEDMVMVATVAFGMGIDKPDVRFVAHAGLPKSIEGYYQESGRAGRDGEPAVAHLFWGAEDFARARMRIAELDQSRQQGERTRIAALGALVETATCRRAILLRHFGEDPPPACGNCDNCLTPPASVDATETARKYLSAVYRTGQSFGSGHIEQVLSGATTDKIRERGHDKISVHGIVSGDEAALLRPVSRALLVRDALETTEHGGLMLGPNARPILRGEEEVRILVPPKRPRGKRSARNGADANPVGDPLFDALRACRRELAQEAGVPPYVIFHDSTLREMAEQRPSSIREMSHISGIGQKKLDAWGDAFLAAIRPFL